In a single window of the Streptomyces sp. NBC_00285 genome:
- a CDS encoding RNA polymerase sigma factor yields MTTSQPSRTDARSSVETVFRMESPRIIAGVTRVVRDVGIAEELAQDALVAALEQWPRDGVPDNPGAWLTAIARRKAVDLVRRRENYARKLAEIGRDLTETAPPEEPADPEDIDDDLLRLVFTTCHPVLSAEARTALTLRLLGGLTTPEIARAFLVPEATVAQRIVRAKRTLATKNIAFEVPYGPDREARLGSVLDVIYLIFNEGYAATAGDDWLRPSLCEDALRLARLLSALMPKEPEVHGLAALLEFQASRTAARTGPRGEPVLLKDQHRSRWNRMLITRGIKALARADATATGAPGPYVLQATIAACHAHAYSYEETDWRAIATLYGLLAARAPSPVVELNRAVAVSMAEGPGPALEIVDALADEPALDDYHLLPSVRGDLLARLGRESEARVEFERAAALTRNERERELLLDRARECGQ; encoded by the coding sequence GTGACCACCTCACAGCCCTCCCGCACCGACGCCCGATCCTCCGTCGAGACCGTCTTCCGCATGGAGTCGCCGCGCATCATCGCCGGTGTCACCCGTGTCGTGAGGGACGTCGGCATCGCCGAGGAGCTCGCGCAGGACGCGCTGGTCGCCGCGCTGGAGCAGTGGCCGCGCGACGGCGTCCCCGACAACCCGGGCGCCTGGCTCACGGCCATCGCGCGGCGCAAGGCCGTAGACCTGGTCCGCCGCCGGGAGAACTACGCCCGCAAGCTGGCCGAGATCGGCCGGGACCTGACGGAGACCGCCCCGCCGGAGGAGCCCGCCGACCCCGAGGACATCGACGACGACCTGCTCAGGCTCGTCTTCACCACCTGCCACCCGGTGCTGTCCGCGGAGGCCCGCACCGCCCTCACCCTGCGCCTCCTCGGCGGCCTGACCACCCCCGAGATCGCCCGCGCCTTCCTCGTCCCGGAGGCGACGGTCGCCCAGCGCATCGTGCGCGCCAAACGGACCCTCGCCACGAAGAACATCGCCTTCGAGGTGCCCTACGGCCCCGACCGCGAGGCCCGGCTCGGCTCCGTCCTGGACGTCATCTACCTGATCTTCAACGAGGGGTACGCGGCAACCGCCGGCGACGACTGGCTGCGCCCGTCCCTGTGCGAGGACGCCCTGCGTCTGGCCCGCCTGCTGTCCGCGCTGATGCCCAAGGAACCCGAAGTGCACGGCCTCGCGGCCCTGTTGGAGTTCCAGGCCTCCCGCACGGCCGCCCGCACCGGACCGCGGGGCGAACCGGTCCTGCTCAAGGACCAGCACCGCAGCCGCTGGAACCGCATGCTCATCACCCGCGGCATCAAGGCCCTGGCCCGCGCCGACGCCACGGCCACCGGCGCCCCCGGCCCCTACGTCCTCCAGGCCACCATCGCCGCCTGCCACGCGCACGCGTACTCCTACGAGGAGACCGACTGGCGGGCCATCGCCACCCTCTACGGTCTGCTCGCCGCCCGCGCCCCCTCCCCGGTCGTCGAACTCAACCGCGCGGTCGCCGTCTCGATGGCCGAAGGGCCGGGCCCGGCCCTGGAGATCGTGGACGCCCTCGCCGACGAACCCGCCCTGGACGACTACCACTTGCTGCCGAGCGTGCGCGGCGACCTGCTCGCCCGCCTCGGGCGCGAGTCGGAGGCGCGGGTCGAGTTCGAACGGGCGGCCGCGCTGACCCGCAACGAACGGGAGAGGGAGCTGTTGCTGGACAGGGCGCGGGAGTGTGGTCAGTAA
- a CDS encoding cell wall-binding repeat-containing protein, which yields MRLFTRRRAAALATAVALAAVGTLAAAPGAAADDAGPWPGTEGRILTDGPVLVTPATGATAQVPNAGYGSDGAWAPDGSRFVTANGQDLTSIRPSGGSKFTLPTAEGMRSSAVYEDLTYWWGGSYVVFSTGGQLAYGPSDGSYAPSPLLTSAQEPSTVCDSDPTASPSGLLAFERRTGNCYDNAGVNVYDPSAKTVKRVLANAAQPAFSPDGTKLAFVRKDTDGKLQIFTAKADGTGVKQVTTAPGYAVNPSWSPTGTRIVFDAHTTDDSADVHTTAYVDLATGGVTAVPGTPQGSNPSWQPMRKNTTARIWGADSYTSTIAGSRWTWNKVGGHVPGLMDAKAAVLTNRDSTAYALTAPALAGKKQGPVLPTPKTGLSAAVKAELKRVLKPGANVYLVGNTSILSSSVTTQVKALGFTPKRLTGADRFATSVAVAKTISTSPKYVFLASGTDAYASLPAAAAAGAQGTSSAGGLVLSNGKKLSSSVKSYLNGINPNKTMVITVGADAKYALTHTSFSRWPSSSSYYPITGSTKEALSVNLAKFWWSAPSNVALAYSGSWRDGLSAASAMNIFGPVLWTSRPTLSSAVTSYLLRESGSTNSVIAFGGTGSVTAGALSSAGASAAANGSYVTYTQYYNGDDPASTRTSSQSLRSGDGTAAIPARSGPVGVDPHLETLRTVLHR from the coding sequence GTGAGACTGTTCACGCGCCGCCGTGCCGCGGCGCTCGCGACCGCGGTGGCTCTCGCCGCGGTGGGCACCCTGGCCGCCGCGCCGGGCGCCGCCGCCGACGACGCGGGGCCCTGGCCGGGCACCGAGGGCCGGATCCTGACCGACGGACCGGTGCTCGTCACCCCGGCCACCGGAGCGACCGCCCAGGTCCCGAACGCCGGATACGGCTCCGACGGGGCCTGGGCCCCGGACGGCAGCCGCTTCGTCACCGCCAACGGCCAGGACCTCACCAGCATCCGCCCCAGCGGCGGCTCGAAGTTCACGCTGCCCACGGCCGAGGGCATGCGCTCCAGCGCCGTCTACGAGGACCTGACCTACTGGTGGGGCGGCAGCTACGTCGTCTTCTCCACCGGCGGCCAGCTCGCCTACGGCCCCTCCGACGGCTCCTACGCGCCCAGCCCGCTGCTGACGTCGGCCCAGGAACCGTCCACCGTCTGCGACAGCGACCCGACGGCGAGCCCGTCCGGCCTGCTCGCCTTCGAACGCCGTACCGGCAACTGCTACGACAACGCCGGTGTCAACGTCTACGACCCGTCCGCGAAGACGGTCAAGCGCGTGTTGGCCAACGCGGCGCAGCCCGCCTTCTCGCCCGACGGCACCAAGCTGGCCTTCGTCCGCAAGGACACCGACGGCAAGCTCCAGATCTTCACCGCGAAGGCCGACGGCACCGGCGTCAAGCAGGTCACCACGGCCCCCGGTTACGCCGTCAACCCGTCCTGGTCGCCGACCGGCACGCGCATCGTCTTCGACGCTCACACCACCGACGACAGCGCCGACGTGCACACCACCGCGTACGTCGACCTGGCCACCGGCGGCGTGACGGCCGTTCCGGGCACCCCGCAGGGCAGCAACCCCAGCTGGCAGCCGATGCGGAAGAACACCACCGCCCGGATCTGGGGCGCCGACAGCTACACCAGCACCATCGCCGGCTCGCGCTGGACCTGGAACAAGGTCGGCGGACACGTCCCCGGTCTGATGGACGCCAAGGCCGCGGTGCTGACCAACCGGGACAGCACGGCGTACGCGCTCACCGCGCCCGCGCTGGCCGGCAAGAAGCAGGGGCCGGTCCTGCCGACCCCCAAGACGGGGCTGTCCGCGGCGGTGAAGGCCGAGCTGAAGCGGGTGCTGAAGCCCGGCGCGAACGTCTACCTCGTCGGCAACACGTCCATCCTGAGCAGCTCCGTCACCACCCAGGTGAAGGCGCTCGGCTTCACGCCCAAGCGGCTGACCGGCGCGGACCGCTTCGCGACCTCGGTCGCCGTGGCCAAGACCATCAGCACCAGCCCGAAGTACGTCTTCCTGGCCTCCGGCACGGACGCCTACGCGTCCCTCCCGGCGGCGGCAGCGGCCGGGGCCCAGGGCACGAGCAGCGCGGGCGGCCTCGTCCTCAGCAACGGCAAGAAGCTGTCCTCGTCGGTGAAGTCGTACCTGAACGGCATCAACCCGAACAAGACCATGGTCATCACGGTGGGCGCGGACGCCAAGTACGCCCTGACCCACACGTCGTTCTCCAGGTGGCCCTCCTCGTCCTCGTACTACCCGATCACGGGCAGCACGAAGGAAGCCCTCTCGGTGAACCTCGCCAAGTTCTGGTGGAGCGCGCCGAGCAACGTGGCGCTCGCCTACTCCGGCTCCTGGCGGGACGGACTGTCCGCGGCCTCGGCGATGAACATCTTCGGCCCCGTGCTGTGGACCTCACGCCCCACCCTGTCGAGCGCTGTGACGAGCTATCTGCTGCGGGAGTCCGGGAGCACCAACTCCGTGATCGCCTTCGGCGGCACCGGCTCGGTCACGGCGGGCGCGCTGAGCAGCGCGGGCGCCTCGGCCGCCGCGAACGGTTCCTACGTCACGTACACGCAGTACTACAACGGCGACGACCCCGCGAGCACCCGGACGAGCAGCCAGTCCCTGCGCTCCGGGGACGGTACGGCGGCCATCCCGGCACGGTCGGGCCCGGTCGGCGTCGACCCGCACCTGGAGACGCTCAGGACGGTCCTGCACCGGTGA
- a CDS encoding class I SAM-dependent methyltransferase, with amino-acid sequence MNDLDLLLTPEGRALLDDVRGTAPADELAVATRLRRGHPAELVSAALGQARLRQRAAAKFGAEDANRMFFTPNGVEQSTRASVAAYRAERLRALGVTSVADLCCGIGGDAIALARAGIRVLAVDRDPLTAAAARANADALGLAGLIDVREADVTEVDTASYDAVFVDPARRGGRGRIFDPEAYSPPLSWAVRAALKAPHAALKVAPGIPHEAVPAAAEAEWISDGGDVKEAVLWFGTAPGAVRATLLPGPRTLLGRGLPDPEVRSVGRYLYEPDGAVIRSHLVADVAEEVDGGLIDPTIAYVTADALHPTPYATAYEITDRLPFNVKKLKALLRERGVGILTVKKRGSAVEPEELRRKALPKQHGPHSATVFLTRVAGAPTMLIGAPATAVTGAGPS; translated from the coding sequence GTGAACGACCTCGACCTCCTCCTCACCCCCGAAGGCCGCGCTCTCCTCGACGACGTGCGGGGCACCGCGCCCGCCGACGAACTCGCCGTGGCGACCCGGCTGCGCCGCGGGCACCCAGCCGAACTGGTCTCCGCGGCACTCGGCCAGGCCCGGCTGCGGCAGCGGGCGGCGGCGAAGTTCGGAGCCGAGGACGCGAACCGGATGTTCTTCACGCCGAACGGCGTCGAGCAGTCGACGCGGGCGAGTGTGGCGGCCTACCGGGCGGAGCGCCTGCGGGCCCTGGGCGTGACCTCCGTCGCCGACCTGTGCTGCGGGATCGGCGGTGACGCGATCGCGCTGGCCCGGGCCGGGATCCGGGTCCTCGCGGTGGACCGGGACCCGCTGACGGCGGCGGCCGCACGGGCGAACGCGGACGCGCTGGGACTCGCAGGCCTGATCGACGTACGGGAGGCGGACGTCACGGAGGTCGACACGGCCTCGTACGACGCCGTGTTCGTGGACCCCGCACGGCGTGGCGGGCGCGGGCGGATCTTCGATCCGGAGGCCTACTCGCCGCCGCTGTCATGGGCCGTGCGAGCGGCCCTCAAGGCCCCGCACGCCGCGCTGAAGGTCGCTCCCGGCATTCCGCACGAGGCGGTCCCCGCAGCGGCCGAGGCGGAGTGGATCTCCGACGGCGGGGACGTGAAGGAGGCGGTGCTGTGGTTCGGCACCGCGCCGGGCGCCGTACGGGCCACCCTGCTGCCGGGACCGCGGACGCTGCTCGGCCGGGGGCTCCCCGATCCCGAAGTCCGTTCCGTGGGGCGGTACTTGTACGAGCCGGACGGCGCCGTCATCCGGTCCCATCTGGTCGCCGACGTGGCCGAGGAGGTGGACGGCGGGCTGATCGACCCCACCATCGCGTACGTCACCGCCGACGCACTGCACCCGACCCCGTACGCCACCGCCTACGAGATCACCGACCGACTCCCCTTCAACGTCAAGAAGTTGAAGGCGCTGCTGCGCGAGCGGGGGGTGGGGATCCTGACCGTGAAGAAGCGGGGGTCGGCCGTCGAGCCGGAGGAGCTGCGGCGGAAGGCTCTGCCGAAGCAGCACGGGCCGCACTCGGCGACCGTGTTCCTGACCCGGGTCGCGGGGGCACCGACCATGCTGATCGGCGCCCCCGCGACGGCGGTCACCGGTGCAGGACCGTCCTGA
- a CDS encoding polysaccharide deacetylase family protein, whose amino-acid sequence MGTVGQNYKNGAFLVAIRGGLVLLAAAALVSGCARPDGTDARRQQPLQAPPAPAADLQADKMRIQTAKWRAEQARTAVARRWGLKSAPLTAPPAPAQKPHITTRHGFEVDGHEEQGLPPVFTTIPTRQKIVFLTIDDGAEKDPAFLRMMSELKIPYTAFLSDYLVKDDYGYFRKMRDAGVVLNNHTLHHPYLPALSYARQKHEICGMQDVVEKQYGTRPALFRPPYGNYNEDTLRAAKSCGVRYAPIWNEEVYVDHWEYREDDQKIHPGDIVLSHFRGREDWKGTMPDMVRRFLDKVTAEGYAVARIEDYL is encoded by the coding sequence ATGGGAACGGTAGGACAAAACTATAAAAACGGTGCTTTTTTGGTGGCGATCCGTGGCGGACTCGTCCTCCTGGCGGCGGCCGCCCTCGTCTCGGGCTGCGCCCGGCCGGACGGGACCGACGCGCGGCGGCAGCAGCCCCTCCAGGCGCCCCCGGCCCCCGCAGCCGACCTCCAGGCCGACAAGATGCGTATCCAGACCGCCAAGTGGCGCGCCGAGCAGGCCCGGACCGCCGTCGCCAGGCGCTGGGGCCTGAAGAGTGCCCCCCTCACGGCCCCGCCCGCGCCCGCGCAGAAACCGCACATCACCACCCGCCACGGCTTCGAGGTCGACGGCCACGAGGAGCAGGGGCTTCCGCCGGTCTTCACCACGATCCCCACCCGGCAGAAAATCGTCTTCCTCACCATCGACGACGGCGCCGAGAAGGACCCCGCGTTCCTGCGGATGATGAGCGAGCTGAAGATCCCGTACACCGCCTTCCTCAGCGACTACCTGGTCAAGGACGACTACGGGTACTTCCGGAAGATGCGGGACGCCGGGGTCGTGCTCAACAACCACACCCTCCACCACCCCTACCTGCCGGCCCTCTCGTACGCCCGCCAGAAGCACGAGATCTGCGGCATGCAGGACGTCGTCGAGAAGCAGTACGGCACCCGGCCCGCGCTCTTCCGCCCGCCCTACGGCAACTACAACGAGGACACCCTGCGCGCCGCGAAGTCCTGCGGTGTCCGGTACGCGCCGATCTGGAACGAGGAGGTCTACGTCGACCACTGGGAGTACCGCGAGGACGACCAGAAGATCCACCCCGGCGACATCGTGCTCAGTCACTTCCGTGGCCGCGAGGACTGGAAGGGCACGATGCCCGACATGGTCCGCCGCTTCCTGGACAAGGTCACGGCCGAGGGATACGCCGTCGCACGCATCGAGGACTACCTGTGA
- a CDS encoding polysaccharide deacetylase family protein: MRRRTHRGLPVRPRTLVAAGLAALLLTGCAQSVDPIERLGRKAAQRVGSYGPAGAHGQPYRRWGLAAPLPAPPRPPARRAAVGRGVPPVVKRVRTSDKVVFLTYDDGAERDPRFVDMVRELRLPVSMFLTDSVVGPGYGHFARLQSVGASIQNHTLDHPALRGLPYTGQRAEICGQQDKTRSRFGIRPRFLRPPYGTYDATTLRAAADCGLSAIVLWSVPVEGETRGLRAGDIVSVTSGETTGPTLTERTTALLREVERRGLTVARLEDYL; encoded by the coding sequence ATACGCCGTCGCACGCATCGAGGACTACCTGTGAGACCGCGGACACTGGTCGCCGCCGGGCTGGCGGCCCTCCTGCTCACCGGCTGCGCCCAGTCCGTCGACCCCATCGAACGGCTGGGCAGGAAGGCGGCGCAGCGGGTGGGGTCGTACGGGCCGGCCGGGGCGCACGGACAGCCGTACCGCCGCTGGGGCCTCGCCGCCCCGCTGCCCGCGCCCCCGCGACCCCCGGCCCGGCGCGCGGCCGTGGGCCGGGGGGTCCCGCCGGTGGTGAAACGGGTCCGGACGTCCGACAAGGTCGTCTTCCTCACCTACGACGACGGTGCCGAACGGGACCCGCGGTTCGTCGACATGGTCCGTGAACTGCGGCTCCCCGTCAGCATGTTCCTCACGGACAGCGTCGTCGGCCCTGGGTACGGCCACTTCGCGCGCCTCCAGTCGGTCGGCGCGAGCATCCAGAACCACACCCTCGACCACCCCGCCCTGCGTGGCCTGCCGTACACCGGCCAGCGCGCCGAGATCTGCGGCCAGCAGGACAAGACGAGGTCCCGCTTCGGCATCCGGCCCCGGTTCCTGCGCCCGCCCTACGGCACGTACGACGCCACCACCCTCCGTGCGGCGGCCGACTGCGGACTCTCGGCGATCGTGCTGTGGAGCGTGCCGGTGGAGGGGGAGACCCGGGGGCTGAGGGCAGGCGACATCGTGTCGGTGACGTCGGGAGAGACGACGGGCCCGACCCTGACGGAACGGACGACGGCGCTGCTGCGGGAGGTGGAGCGACGGGGACTGACGGTGGCGCGCCTGGAGGATTACCTGTAG
- the groES gene encoding co-chaperone GroES, with product MTTTSSKVAIKPLEDRIVVQPLDAEQTTASGLVIPDTAKEKPQEGVVLAVGPGRFEDGNRLPLDVSVGDIVLYSKYGGTEVKYNGEEYLVLSARDVLAIIEK from the coding sequence GTGACGACCACCAGCTCCAAGGTTGCCATCAAGCCGCTCGAGGACCGCATTGTGGTCCAGCCGCTCGACGCCGAACAGACCACCGCCTCTGGCCTGGTCATCCCGGACACGGCGAAGGAGAAGCCCCAGGAGGGCGTCGTCCTGGCCGTTGGCCCGGGTCGGTTCGAGGACGGTAACCGTCTTCCGCTCGACGTCTCCGTCGGCGACATCGTGCTGTACAGCAAGTACGGCGGCACCGAAGTGAAGTACAACGGCGAGGAATACCTCGTCCTCTCGGCTCGCGACGTCCTCGCGATCATCGAGAAGTAA